The genomic stretch AATTTCAATCCATTGGCTCCAAAGGTATTTGTTTTTATGATGTCTGCACCTGCTTCCAGATAATCACGGTGAAGCTTTGTAATGATATCCGGATGCTTTACATTCCATGTTTCCGGCAGTTCTCCCGGTTCCAGGCCGTTTGCCTGCAAAAGGCTTCCCGTTCCGCCGTCAAAAAATACAATCCTCTTCTTTATCTCTTCTAAAATCGCTGCCATACATTCCCTCCATCTGCGTTTGTATCTTCTAATCTCTCCGGTATGCACAGTCCGTTTTTCCACAGGATTCGCATCCCTTTATCTCACAACGGTAAGGCTTTCCGCTGACTCCCATCACCGCAGTGACAGACTTGGAAGGGGTCATGAGAAGGCTGTCCGTCAGCATGATACCGATCCTTTTAGGCGTTTCTAAAACTGTCGTAATATCCTTCTGGCATTCTAAAGGGAAGTCTCCGTAGCCCGGGCTGAACCTGGGTCTTAAATACAGCTGCCTGTCCTCATACTCCTCCTTCAGCTTCCGGTTCTCTTCATCACAATATTCCTCAATCATGGCGGTGGCCGCTGCCTGCATGGTGACCGCCTTGCTCATCTGCAGTTTTGTATACTTATGCAGCAGCACATCCACCCCTGCACCTAACGTAGCGGCAAATAAGATCACCTGTTCACAGTCCTGTAAATTACGGCTTAAATTACGGCTTCTGGTCTTAAATACGGTAAAATCGATCCAGTCATCAGAAAGCAGCTCCAGGGGATATACCCGGCTTATGCTTTTAGGAGATGCCGCAGCCATTAGCTCCCTGATACATTCCTCAATCAGGGTATTTACGGCTTCATCACCTTCATTTTTCCCGTATCCCAGATATCGCCGGATCTCTCTTCGGCTGATTTCCATTGCTGTTCCTCCGTTTTTTCATTTTAAATGGGTCCGCCCCTTTTTTAAAGGAGCCGGACCCTGGTTAAAAGAATCACAATATCTCGGAAAGGTTCTCCTTGATTTTTAACGCCACATCCGGCTTATTCATGGAATAAACATGGATGGCATTCACTCCGTTGGCGATAAGGTCAATGATCTGTTCTGTGGCATAAGCAATTCCCGCCTGCTTCATGGCTGCCGGATTATCTCCGAACCTGTCCACTATAGCCTTGAAACGGGAAGGCAGATAGGTACCTGACAGCTGGCAGCTTCGGATGATCTGCTTTACATTGGTGACAGGCATGATTCCTGCAACGACCGGAACCGTAATTCCTTTTTCCCGGATGCGATACAGGTAATTGTATAAAATATTATTGTCAAAAAACATCTGGGTGGTAACGAAATCGCAGCCTGCTTCCACTTTCTGTTTTAAGTAATCCATATCAATGGTCTTGCTGACGGATTCCACATGACCTTCCGGATAGCAGGCCGCGCCAATGCAGAAATCCCCGGCTTCCTTTATCTCCCTGATCAGCTCAGAGGCGTAATGGTATTCCTTTTTAGCAGGAGCATCGGTAGGCATATCTCCCCTGAGAGCAAGCACATTTTCAATTCCAGCCTCTTTCAGTTCACCAAGAACCTGGTGTACCTTTTCTTTGGTAGAGGTTACACAGGTTAAATGAGCCAGAGCCGTCACATGATGCTGGTGATGGAGTGCAGAAGCGATATCAACGGTATATTGGCTGGTTCCTCCGCCTGCTCCGTAAGTGACGCTCATAAAAGCTGGTTTCAGCTTTGCGATCTCTGACGCAGCCTGTTCCACTGACTCATATTTATCCTCAGTTTTGGGAGGAAACACTTCAAAGGATAGGGTTGGCTTTCCCTGGCTCAATATATCTTTAATTTTCATGCTGTCTGTCTCCTATCATTCGTTTCATCATTAGCGCCATGGCATGCCCAAAAAGCTGCTTTTTATTATTTTAACACTTTACCACAAAAAATTGCTTCCCGCAATAGATTCTGCTTACGTCTCCTGGCTTTCCATCACCTGAGGATTGCTGTAAGAAACGTAAATTCTGACCCCATCCTTGGTAAGATAAAGGTTGATATCAAACATCCCTTCTGTAATGAACGCTCCATCTTCCTGCCATTCTCCTGTCCCGGCCTGTTCCATAATAGCAGGAATGCTGCTTTCTTCCTGAGGAATACCTGCTTCTGTTTCTACAAGCCTTAAAAACTCTCCTAAAAAGACAAGGGAATTTTCCCGGTCTTTCAGGGAAGAAATATAATCATGAAGCTCTCCGGTGGCAGTATCATAATTAATATCTACATACTGATATACGTAATCTTCATCTCCTGGATCCAGCTGACTGGTTGCCTCATCTTCAAAGGTGAAGCTTTCCACGGTCTCATAATAGGATATTGGGCCGCCCTCATCTTCAAACTGATAATTATCAGAATAAACAGCACCCTCTTCTATCTCATAGCCATAGTTGGTTTCGTTAAAAAACTGCTCCATGGAAGCTGCCACCTGTCTGCCGTCAACTGGAAAATGATCATAGCCGTTACAAGACTCCCCAATTGCCTTTACATCCTCTTCCAAAAGCTCCGTAAAGCCGGAATCATCATATGGAACGACTGTCTCATAGTTACTGATCTTTTCGTCCGTTATGGCCCGGTTTACCGTTCCAATGATCCTTGGAAGAATATTGATAAGAGCAAACAGAGCAATGGATATCACCACAGGCACAGTGGAATTCTTCTTTCCTTTTTCCTGGCCTGGCCGGGAAGTCTGTGGCGGATTATGGCTGCCGGCCGGCTTAGAGGAAGGTCTTCCTACATTTTGCCTGGGGTTTACCGGCCTCTCAATCGTACTTTTCCGTCCTGCCGCTCCCTGTACATTCCTTTTCTGCGGCTTTCCGGCTCCATCTGGCTTATGAACATTATGGCCGTTATTAGCCGGGCGCCTCTCATTCAAATAATACTCCGAATTCCACAAAAGGGGCTGTCGGATCAACTTCCTGCACCTCGGGCAATAATTCGCCTCATTAACCGGAAGATCACAAATCGGACAAATCTTCTTCATCATCCCAAAATCCCTCCTTTATCCCAGTACCAGATGAGCCACGGCAATCTCGTCATCCTCCCTGAATCCCTGGGCACAAACCTGTATATCATAAACATATTTCTCCTGTAGTCCGGTAATGAAAGCAATCTCAGCAATATTCTTTCCTTCCTGAGCCAGCACCAGCACCTGATGAACATCTGCTATTGTCTTTTTCAACAACTCATCCGATTGACCGAAAGGCTCAAAGTCAGCCGCCTGTTTATCTGACTCTGTGATAAAATCTTCCAGAGACAGGCTTCTTTCATCTTCTCCGCTGTTGTAGTAATCCTCTGAAATCTCCCAATCCTGTTCTCTCTCTGACATTCTGCCACTCCTTTCATCTTATCTGCCCATGCTTTTTGGGCATAAAGGTATACCCGTAGGGTGTTTCATCTTATCTGCCCATGCAGGGTATTTCAAAAACAGACAGGTTCATCGGAACCTGCCTGATTATGTAATCTGATAAATTTTATCTTTTATTTCTCAAAAAATCAGGAATATTGATCTGAACTTCCTTATTCACAGTCGGGCGATAAGGCTGTCCGCCTCCCTGGGGAGTACCCTGAGGGTTATTCTGCCCTGCATAATTCGGTTTCTGATAATTCCCTGAACCGTAGTTCTGATTTCCATAATTCTGGTTATTATAGTTGCTGTTATTATTTGGATAATTCTGATTGTTGTAAGCTGGATTGGAATAATTCGCATTCCCGTAATTAGGATTATAATTCTGGTTATATCCAGGGGTTGCTGCAGTGGCGGCTGCCTCCTGATTCCCGGCCTGGGTCTGTGCCGGTGCTTTCGGCTGTTTATAGTTAGAGTTGGAAAAATTCGTCATAACTTTGGATACCGGAGTCTCAGCCTGCATGTCCAGACCTGTAGCGATCACGGTGATGCTGGCTTCATCATGAGCATTCTCATCATACATTGCTCCAAAGATAATATTGGCATCATCTCCTGCCATCTCCTGAACGTAGCTGGCTGCTTCATTGGCCTCAACCAGGCTGATATCACCGGAAATGTTGATGATGACGTGAGAAGCGCCCTCAATGGTAGTTTCAAGCAATGGACTGGATACCGCCTGCTTCACGGCTTCTAATGCCTTCTCATCACCCTTTGCCCTTCCGATACCGATGTGGGCAATGCCCTTATCTGTCATGACAGTCTGTACATCTGCAAAGTCCAGGTTAATAAGTCCGGGTACATTAATTAAATCCGTAATACCCTGTACGGCCTGCTGAAGGACTTCATCTGCCTTCTTTAAGGCATCCGGCATGGTAGTACGTCTGTCTACGATTTCCAGAAGACGGTCATTAGGGATAACGATTAATGTATCTACGCTCTCTTTTAAACGCTCAATACCGTTAACGGCATTGCTCATACGGGTTCTTGCTTCAAAGCGGAATGGCTTTGTTACAACACCAACGGTTAGAATGCCCATATCTTTTGCGATCTTAGCCACAACAGGTGCAGCTCCGGTACCGGTACCGCCTCCCATTCCGCAGGTAACGAATACCATATCCGCGCCCTTCATGGTCTGAGCCAGCTCGTCCGCATTCTCCTCTGCCGCTTTTTCACCGATCTCGGGCTTGGCACCTGCACCAAGACCTTTGGTCAGTTTCTCTCCGATCTGCATGGCTGTAGGAGCCTTACAAAACTGTAAAGCCTGCTTGTCCGTGTTGATTCCTAGAAATTCCACACCAGCTATATTCTCATCAATCATGCGGTTGACCGCATTATTTCCAGCACCGCCTACTCCGATTACCAGAATTCTTGCGGCATTGTCCGCCTCATTTATCTTAATCTCTAACAAGATTATATCCTCCTTTAACCATAAACAGCTTACTCTATAAACCTAATTAATATAATATTTGATTTTACCAAAAATATCAACCACTTTTTAAACAAAATTCCAAGCAAATTATGTAAATTCATTAATTCTTCACAAAACGGTAAGATGTGACTGTTTCCGCCTCATCATAAGTATCCAGATATAGAATCCCTGACAAACCTTCTAAAACAGGAAGCTGATCCTTCAGCTCAGAGATTTTTCCATTCATCTGGTCATAGCTTCCAAGGAAAACACGAATCTCTCCCATAACAAGAGTAGCATCCCCCCGGGAATCATAACGGATCTGGTCAACAGGAATCGCCTTCGTTGATAAAAGCTGAGTCAGGTTCAGAATTTCATTGAAAATCTTCCCCTTTTCCACCGGAAGGGGCTGGTGCAGGGCAATATGCCCGAACTGCAGCCCCGTGACCCAAGGAACTCCTTCCAGTTTTCCGCTGGAGCTCTCTACCACGATCCCGTCCTTATCAAAATACATATAACTGCCCATATAGGATACATAGCCTACCACCGATTTCTCATAGACGATCACTTCCACTCTTACCGGGCTTAAGAATACGATTTTGTAATCTTCTACAAAAGGGATCTGTTCATGTTTTTTAAAACGATCCTTATAGAGACAAAAAACCGCATTCCGGTCCCAGCTGTCCTTGAACAAAATATCAACGATCTGTTCCGATGTATACTTTTTATTACCGCTCACCGTAATATTCCTGATCTGCAGCGACAAAAAGATGGCAGTTCCCAACAAGATCACGGCAGCTGTAATTCCAAACTTAATTTTTCTTCTGCTCTTTTTTAAATCATTCATTGCATCCCTCTGATCGCTGCACCAAGACTGCTCAAGTCACGGCAGATGTCTTCATATCCTCGTTCAATATGATGGCACTCATGAATCTCAGTCACGCCCTCACATGCCAGCCCTGCAACTACAAGAGCCGCGCCTCCCCGCAGGTCCGTAGCTGTTACACGGTTTCCCTTTAAAGGATAAAGTCCCCGTATGTCAGCACGCTTCCCCTCTATTATAATATCTGCGCCAAGCTTATGCAACTCCTTTGCAGTTCCAAATCTTCCCTCAAAGATCGTTTCTTTAATTCTGCCGGTACCTTTTGCGGATGCCATGACCGCCATTAGCTGTGACTGAAGGTCCGTGGGAAAGCCCGGATAGGGTTCTGTTATGACATCTACACAATCGGGGCGTCCCCTCATGGATACTTCCAGGCAGCTTTCATACCGTTTCAGCTCCGCGCCCATTCTATCGGCAAGTGAGATGGCGGAAGCTAAATGTCCGGGTTGGATTCCCTGTATTACGACATCTCCCTCAGCAGCCATGACAGCCATTAAATAGGTTCCTGCGACAATTCTGTCCCCTGCCACAGTAAATTCAGAGTCACAAAGCTCGTTTACGCCTGTGACTGTCAGAATGGAAGTACCGGTTCCATGTATTTTAGCCCCCATATTGTTTAAAAATTCACATAGGGTGATGATCTCCGGCTCCTTTGCTGCTCCATGTATCACGGTAATCCCCTGGGCATACACAGCTGCCATCAGGGCATTTTCCGTAGCTCCCACGCTGGGAAAGGGAAAATAAATATGGCTGCCCGTCAACTGATTTGCGGACACTATAAGCTTATCACCTTTTTCCTCAATGATAGCACCAAGTTTCCGAAAGGCAGATAAGTGTAAGTCTATGGGCCGCTCTCCTATGGAACATCCTCCAGGGAAGCTGGTGACCGCATTGCCAGTCCTTCCAAGCAAGGAACCGGAGAGCATAATAGACGAACGCATGCTTTTTATATACTCTTCCGGTATCTCCGCCTGTGTCAAATCCCGAGCATCAATTGTCAAGGAATGGCCGTCAAAGCAGCATATACATCCAATATGCTCAAGTATCCCCAGCATACAGAACACATCCTGTATCCTGGGGACATTATGAATCACTGTTGTACCTTTATGGAGAACCGCCGCTGCCATCATGGGCAGAACAGCATTCTTGGAACCCTGAATTTTTATCTCACCTTTTAAGGATCGTAACCCCTGGACCTGTATGACTGACAATCCGGTACCTCCCATGGCTTCTTATATACTATCCTATGTTAAAAGTGAGAGAATGTTTTCACATCCCATTATTTTTCCAGCTTTATCTGGTTGGAAACGCTTAAAACCATGCCCATTTCCATCATCAGAAAAAGAACAGAGGTACCTCCATAGCTGATAAAAGGAAGGGTGATACCGGTATTTGGGATGGTATTGGTTACAACCGCAATATTTAAGATAACCTGTATGGCAATATGTCCCATAACACCTACAACAAGCAAAGCCCCAAACAAATCCGGTGCATTATCCGCAATGAGCATGAACCGGTAGATCATGAAAAGGAATATCAAAATTACAGAAACCGCTCCGAAAAGCCCAAGCTCTTCACAGATGATGGAAAAAATCATATCATTTTGTGCTTCCGGTACAAACCCCATCTTCTGTATGCTCTCTCCCAGCCCTCTGCCTACCAGGCCGCCGGAACCTATGGCATACAGCCCCTGAAGCACCTGATAACCTCCGGTCGAGGGATAAGCCTCCGGCTCCAGCCATACCAGGATACGGCCCAGCTGGTAATCATGAAGAATATTAAGCTTTTCCAGAACAGCAGCCATTGGTCCTGCAAAGGCCAGCGCGCCTACGCCTGCAAGACCACAGGCAAAAAACGGCCATTTCTTTTTACATGCCACAAACAGCATGACAAAAGCGATCCCAATGATGATGATTCCGGAGCTTAAGTTATTTGCCGCTACGATTCCAGCTATGGGAAGGGTCGTCACAATAACCAGTAGAACGCCATTTCTCGTGTTAATATTCCTTCCCATCTGAACAATCAGAACAGCAAGCATGACAATCAGAGCAATTTTTACAAATTCCGTAGGCTGAAAGGAAAGGCTTCCCACTCCCAGCCACCTTCTCTTACCATTTACTTTACGTCCAACTAAGGATACGGTAATCATCAAGACATAAGAAAGAGCATAAGCAAACACAGCGAACTTCGCGTACCAGTGGTAATCCAGTTTGGATATCACAATCATGATAACAAAGCCTGCCAGGGCTATCTTGGCCTGCCTCATCATGAAATAAGCGGCGTCATTGAATTTAAGCTGAGCTGCATAAGAGCTGGCGCTGTAAATCATGACCAAACCAAAAACAGACAAAAATA from Lacrimispora sphenoides JCM 1415 encodes the following:
- a CDS encoding FtsW/RodA/SpoVE family cell cycle protein, with the protein product MAEKGPVKKKNKPRRFYDYSLLFTVIFLSVFGLVMIYSASSYAAQLKFNDAAYFMMRQAKIALAGFVIMIVISKLDYHWYAKFAVFAYALSYVLMITVSLVGRKVNGKRRWLGVGSLSFQPTEFVKIALIVMLAVLIVQMGRNINTRNGVLLVIVTTLPIAGIVAANNLSSGIIIIGIAFVMLFVACKKKWPFFACGLAGVGALAFAGPMAAVLEKLNILHDYQLGRILVWLEPEAYPSTGGYQVLQGLYAIGSGGLVGRGLGESIQKMGFVPEAQNDMIFSIICEELGLFGAVSVILIFLFMIYRFMLIADNAPDLFGALLVVGVMGHIAIQVILNIAVVTNTIPNTGITLPFISYGGTSVLFLMMEMGMVLSVSNQIKLEK
- the murA gene encoding UDP-N-acetylglucosamine 1-carboxyvinyltransferase, with protein sequence MSVIQVQGLRSLKGEIKIQGSKNAVLPMMAAAVLHKGTTVIHNVPRIQDVFCMLGILEHIGCICCFDGHSLTIDARDLTQAEIPEEYIKSMRSSIMLSGSLLGRTGNAVTSFPGGCSIGERPIDLHLSAFRKLGAIIEEKGDKLIVSANQLTGSHIYFPFPSVGATENALMAAVYAQGITVIHGAAKEPEIITLCEFLNNMGAKIHGTGTSILTVTGVNELCDSEFTVAGDRIVAGTYLMAVMAAEGDVVIQGIQPGHLASAISLADRMGAELKRYESCLEVSMRGRPDCVDVITEPYPGFPTDLQSQLMAVMASAKGTGRIKETIFEGRFGTAKELHKLGADIIIEGKRADIRGLYPLKGNRVTATDLRGGAALVVAGLACEGVTEIHECHHIERGYEDICRDLSSLGAAIRGMQ
- the metF gene encoding methylenetetrahydrofolate reductase [NAD(P)H], which gives rise to MKIKDILSQGKPTLSFEVFPPKTEDKYESVEQAASEIAKLKPAFMSVTYGAGGGTSQYTVDIASALHHQHHVTALAHLTCVTSTKEKVHQVLGELKEAGIENVLALRGDMPTDAPAKKEYHYASELIREIKEAGDFCIGAACYPEGHVESVSKTIDMDYLKQKVEAGCDFVTTQMFFDNNILYNYLYRIREKGITVPVVAGIMPVTNVKQIIRSCQLSGTYLPSRFKAIVDRFGDNPAAMKQAGIAYATEQIIDLIANGVNAIHVYSMNKPDVALKIKENLSEIL
- a CDS encoding vitamin B12 dependent-methionine synthase activation domain-containing protein, which translates into the protein MEISRREIRRYLGYGKNEGDEAVNTLIEECIRELMAAASPKSISRVYPLELLSDDWIDFTVFKTRSRNLSRNLQDCEQVILFAATLGAGVDVLLHKYTKLQMSKAVTMQAAATAMIEEYCDEENRKLKEEYEDRQLYLRPRFSPGYGDFPLECQKDITTVLETPKRIGIMLTDSLLMTPSKSVTAVMGVSGKPYRCEIKGCESCGKTDCAYRRD
- the ftsZ gene encoding cell division protein FtsZ, which encodes MLEIKINEADNAARILVIGVGGAGNNAVNRMIDENIAGVEFLGINTDKQALQFCKAPTAMQIGEKLTKGLGAGAKPEIGEKAAEENADELAQTMKGADMVFVTCGMGGGTGTGAAPVVAKIAKDMGILTVGVVTKPFRFEARTRMSNAVNGIERLKESVDTLIVIPNDRLLEIVDRRTTMPDALKKADEVLQQAVQGITDLINVPGLINLDFADVQTVMTDKGIAHIGIGRAKGDEKALEAVKQAVSSPLLETTIEGASHVIINISGDISLVEANEAASYVQEMAGDDANIIFGAMYDENAHDEASITVIATGLDMQAETPVSKVMTNFSNSNYKQPKAPAQTQAGNQEAAATAATPGYNQNYNPNYGNANYSNPAYNNQNYPNNNSNYNNQNYGNQNYGSGNYQKPNYAGQNNPQGTPQGGGQPYRPTVNKEVQINIPDFLRNKR
- a CDS encoding cell division protein FtsQ/DivIB, whose protein sequence is MNDLKKSRRKIKFGITAAVILLGTAIFLSLQIRNITVSGNKKYTSEQIVDILFKDSWDRNAVFCLYKDRFKKHEQIPFVEDYKIVFLSPVRVEVIVYEKSVVGYVSYMGSYMYFDKDGIVVESSSGKLEGVPWVTGLQFGHIALHQPLPVEKGKIFNEILNLTQLLSTKAIPVDQIRYDSRGDATLVMGEIRVFLGSYDQMNGKISELKDQLPVLEGLSGILYLDTYDEAETVTSYRFVKN